From Streptomyces zhihengii, the proteins below share one genomic window:
- a CDS encoding HTTM domain-containing protein, translating into MSPSPMHPGPIPPQPQAPAPDAPSPDAPSPGPATTAVPAAVLAAGPKAAPAGAPPGGRAARALQRVTETALGPYQSAVVRIGFAGTWLVFLLFELPNRHRLYGPGGPFGWDMGRQMVAGSDAFTGLLWSRSDLWFEAVYGVSVLSSLLLLLGWRTRAMSALFLFGVLSLQNRTILVGDGGDNVVHLMAVYLVFTRCARVWSLDARRAARRGPGHPAGDGAAGPLLWTLLGIGLFAGTLLNETDTFVIPLLWSLWVVQGVWWLVIRYAHGSQPHLLLDCLANLLHNAALVVIMAEVCLIYATAGWYKIQGSRWQDGTALYYPLKLEYFTPWPALSDLLAASGLLVLVLTYATVFVQVAFPFTLFNRKVKNVLLVAMILEHAGIAVILGLPFFSLAMIAADAVFLPTVFLVWLGAAAVRTRDRLLVRTPWAGRLRSGDGGPPRTLVG; encoded by the coding sequence ATGAGCCCGAGCCCCATGCACCCGGGGCCGATACCCCCGCAGCCTCAGGCCCCCGCCCCCGACGCACCGTCCCCCGACGCACCGTCCCCCGGCCCCGCGACGACGGCCGTGCCCGCTGCCGTGCTCGCTGCCGGGCCGAAGGCCGCCCCGGCGGGCGCCCCGCCCGGCGGCAGGGCGGCGCGCGCCCTCCAGCGCGTCACGGAGACGGCGCTGGGCCCGTACCAGAGCGCCGTCGTCCGCATCGGCTTCGCCGGCACCTGGCTGGTGTTCCTGCTGTTCGAGCTGCCCAACCGGCACCGGCTGTACGGGCCCGGAGGGCCCTTCGGCTGGGACATGGGCCGGCAGATGGTCGCGGGCAGCGACGCCTTCACCGGTCTGCTCTGGTCGCGGAGCGATCTGTGGTTCGAGGCGGTCTACGGCGTCTCCGTGCTGTCGAGCCTGCTGCTGCTGCTCGGCTGGCGCACCCGTGCCATGTCGGCGCTGTTCCTGTTCGGGGTGCTGTCGCTGCAGAACCGCACGATCCTCGTCGGCGACGGCGGCGACAACGTCGTGCATCTGATGGCGGTCTACCTCGTGTTCACCCGGTGCGCCCGGGTCTGGTCGCTCGACGCGCGCCGTGCCGCGCGCCGGGGGCCCGGCCACCCGGCCGGAGACGGTGCGGCGGGGCCGCTGCTGTGGACCCTGCTCGGCATCGGCCTGTTCGCCGGGACCCTGCTCAACGAGACGGACACCTTCGTCATCCCCCTGCTGTGGTCCCTGTGGGTCGTCCAGGGGGTGTGGTGGCTGGTCATCCGGTACGCGCACGGGAGCCAGCCGCACCTGCTGCTGGACTGCCTGGCGAACCTCCTCCACAACGCCGCACTCGTGGTGATCATGGCCGAGGTCTGCCTGATCTACGCGACGGCCGGCTGGTACAAGATCCAGGGCTCGCGCTGGCAGGACGGCACCGCGCTGTACTACCCGCTCAAGCTGGAGTACTTCACCCCCTGGCCGGCGCTCTCGGACCTGCTCGCGGCGAGCGGCCTGCTGGTGCTGGTCCTGACCTACGCCACGGTGTTCGTGCAGGTCGCCTTCCCGTTCACGCTGTTCAACCGGAAGGTCAAGAACGTCCTGCTGGTGGCCATGATCCTGGAGCACGCGGGCATCGCCGTGATCCTCGGCCTGCCGTTCTTCTCGCTCGCGATGATCGCGGCGGACGCCGTCTTCCTGCCGACCGTCTTCCTGGTGTGGCTGGGCGCGGCGGCCGTGCGCACCCGGGACCGGCTGCTCGTCCGCACCCCGTGGGCGGGTCGTCTCCGGTCCGGCGACGGCGGACCGCCGCGTACGCTCGTCGGGTGA
- a CDS encoding DUF5819 family protein gives MTDGAARAHAYGVAGGGRAAKTAGTTRIGAGMRSDGHEDGAGVGGPGSGPPPPRTPAADESVPAEPAPGEPGPAPEAPAPGQGPEAPASPAPGERAQAVPEPAPAPGEPSPAGPASGGSVPPGTVPGEPAPAGGIGALSLPYQVVAAIGLALVGVFACVHLAMVFLHVAPANTVTKSHGDAVRWWTFPEFEQNWRLFAPNPLQQNVAVEVRAEYLAADGQRRTTEWVDMTAQDAEEIRGNLFPSHVHQNQLRRGWDFYLGSHDADNRPSGVRGRLAEQYLRRIAMQRLDGEGLDGPVQRVQLRSASRSIKAPEWSAEKTDTRPVHRVLPWWTITAADLPEGVVNGRTEALR, from the coding sequence ATGACCGACGGGGCGGCGCGCGCCCACGCGTACGGCGTGGCGGGCGGCGGCAGGGCCGCGAAGACGGCGGGAACGACGAGGATCGGGGCGGGGATGAGGTCCGACGGACACGAGGACGGCGCGGGCGTCGGCGGTCCGGGCTCCGGTCCACCGCCGCCCCGGACACCCGCCGCGGACGAGTCCGTCCCGGCAGAGCCGGCTCCCGGCGAGCCCGGCCCCGCGCCGGAGGCGCCCGCGCCCGGGCAGGGGCCGGAGGCGCCCGCCTCGCCGGCGCCCGGCGAGCGTGCCCAGGCCGTCCCCGAGCCCGCTCCGGCGCCCGGTGAGCCCTCCCCGGCCGGTCCGGCCTCCGGCGGGTCCGTCCCGCCCGGGACGGTTCCCGGCGAGCCCGCCCCCGCCGGGGGTATCGGCGCGCTCTCGCTGCCGTACCAGGTGGTCGCCGCGATCGGACTCGCCCTCGTCGGCGTCTTCGCCTGCGTCCATCTCGCGATGGTGTTCCTGCACGTGGCGCCCGCCAACACGGTGACCAAGAGCCACGGCGACGCGGTCCGGTGGTGGACCTTCCCCGAGTTCGAGCAGAACTGGCGCCTCTTCGCGCCGAACCCCCTCCAGCAGAACGTCGCCGTGGAGGTGCGGGCGGAGTACCTGGCGGCCGACGGGCAGCGCCGGACCACCGAGTGGGTCGACATGACGGCGCAGGACGCCGAGGAGATCCGCGGCAACCTCTTCCCCAGCCACGTCCACCAGAACCAGCTCCGCCGCGGCTGGGACTTCTACCTCGGTTCCCATGACGCGGACAACCGCCCGTCCGGGGTCCGGGGCCGGCTGGCGGAGCAGTACCTGCGCAGGATCGCCATGCAGCGGCTGGACGGCGAGGGCCTCGACGGCCCGGTCCAGCGCGTCCAGCTCCGGTCGGCCAGCCGGTCGATCAAGGCACCGGAGTGGAGTGCCGAGAAGACCGACACCCGCCCCGTGCACCGGGTTCTGCCGTGGTGGACGATCACCGCGGCCGACCTGCCCGAAGGCGTCGTCAACGGCCGTACGGAGGCGCTCCGATGA
- the paaA gene encoding 1,2-phenylacetyl-CoA epoxidase subunit PaaA: MTAVTTDGYQAAFDAAVAADERIEPRDWMPDAYRASLVRQMAQHAHSEIIGMQPEANWITRAPSLRRKAILMAKVQDEAGHGLYLYSAAETLGASRDDLLDKLHTGRQKYSSIFNYPTLTWADVGAIGWLVDGAAITNQVPLCRCSYGPYARAMVRVCKEESFHQRQGYELLLALSKGTPAQHAMAQDAVDRWWWPSLMMFGPPDDASAHSAQSMAWKIKRHSNDELRQRFVDICVPQAESLGLTLPDPDLRWNDERGHHDFGAIDWTEFQEVLKGNGPCNEQRITQRRRAHEEGAWVRDAAAAYAEKHRTAQHTEPGEATA; this comes from the coding sequence ATGACGGCAGTGACCACGGACGGGTACCAGGCGGCGTTCGACGCCGCCGTGGCCGCCGACGAGCGCATCGAGCCGCGTGACTGGATGCCGGACGCCTACCGGGCCTCGCTCGTCCGCCAGATGGCCCAGCACGCGCACTCGGAGATCATCGGGATGCAGCCCGAGGCCAACTGGATCACCCGGGCGCCCTCCCTGCGCCGCAAGGCGATCCTGATGGCCAAGGTCCAGGACGAGGCGGGCCACGGCCTGTACCTGTACAGCGCCGCGGAGACCCTGGGCGCCAGCCGCGACGATCTGCTGGACAAGCTCCACACGGGCCGCCAGAAGTACTCGTCGATCTTCAACTACCCGACGCTGACCTGGGCCGACGTCGGCGCCATCGGCTGGCTCGTGGACGGCGCCGCCATCACCAACCAGGTCCCGCTCTGCCGCTGCTCCTACGGCCCCTACGCCCGTGCGATGGTCCGGGTCTGCAAGGAGGAGTCCTTCCACCAGCGCCAGGGGTACGAGCTGCTCCTCGCCCTCTCGAAGGGCACCCCCGCGCAGCACGCCATGGCGCAGGACGCGGTGGACCGCTGGTGGTGGCCCTCGCTGATGATGTTCGGCCCCCCGGACGACGCGTCCGCGCACTCCGCCCAGTCGATGGCCTGGAAGATCAAGCGCCACTCCAACGACGAGCTCCGCCAGCGCTTCGTCGACATCTGCGTCCCCCAGGCCGAGTCCCTGGGCCTCACGCTCCCCGACCCGGACCTCCGGTGGAACGACGAGCGGGGCCACCACGACTTCGGGGCGATCGACTGGACGGAGTTCCAGGAGGTCCTCAAGGGCAACGGCCCCTGCAACGAGCAGCGCATCACCCAGCGCCGCCGGGCCCACGAAGAGGGCGCCTGGGTCCGTGACGCCGCCGCCGCGTACGCGGAGAAGCACCGCACCGCACAGCACACCGAGCCCGGGGAGGCGACGGCATGA
- the paaB gene encoding 1,2-phenylacetyl-CoA epoxidase subunit PaaB — MSKSTEWPLWEVFVRSRRGLSHTHAGSLHAPDAEMALRNARDLYTRRNEGVSLWVVPSTAITASSPDERDPFFEPSADKPYRHPTFYEIPEGVQHL; from the coding sequence ATGAGCAAGTCGACCGAATGGCCGTTGTGGGAGGTCTTCGTGCGCTCGCGCCGGGGCCTGTCCCACACCCACGCGGGCAGTCTGCACGCGCCCGACGCCGAGATGGCCCTGAGGAACGCCCGGGACCTGTACACCCGCCGCAACGAGGGCGTCTCCCTGTGGGTGGTGCCGTCCACCGCGATCACCGCCTCCTCCCCCGACGAGCGGGACCCGTTCTTCGAGCCCTCGGCGGACAAGCCGTACCGGCACCCCACCTTCTACGAGATCCCGGAAGGGGTGCAGCACCTGTGA
- the paaC gene encoding 1,2-phenylacetyl-CoA epoxidase subunit PaaC — translation MTSATTHPTASPDPASAPGTASATARAALALGDDALVLSHRLGEWAGHAPVLEEEVALANIALDLLGQARILLSLAGDEDELAYLREEREFRNLQLVEQPNGDFAHTIARQLYFSAYQGLLYKELAAGDGPFAGLAAKAVKEVAYHRDHAEHWVARLGDGTAESHERMQRACDALWRFTGELFGPVEGLGLGSEVLGSLEAAWLEYVGGVLKQATLTVPERPRRGAWAAGAGRQGLHTESFGRMLAEMQHLHRSHPGASW, via the coding sequence GTGACCTCCGCGACCACGCACCCCACGGCGAGCCCGGACCCCGCCTCCGCGCCGGGCACGGCCTCCGCCACGGCCCGCGCCGCCCTCGCCCTGGGCGACGACGCCCTGGTGCTCTCCCACCGGCTGGGGGAGTGGGCCGGCCACGCCCCCGTCCTCGAGGAGGAGGTGGCCCTCGCCAACATCGCCCTCGATCTGCTGGGGCAGGCACGGATCCTGCTCTCCCTCGCGGGCGACGAGGACGAGCTCGCCTATCTGCGCGAGGAGCGGGAGTTCCGCAACCTCCAGCTCGTCGAGCAGCCGAACGGCGACTTCGCCCACACCATCGCCCGCCAGCTCTACTTCTCCGCCTACCAGGGCCTCCTCTACAAGGAGCTCGCCGCAGGCGACGGGCCCTTCGCGGGCCTGGCGGCCAAGGCCGTCAAGGAGGTCGCCTACCACCGCGACCACGCGGAGCACTGGGTGGCGCGGCTCGGCGACGGCACCGCCGAGAGCCATGAGCGGATGCAGCGCGCCTGCGACGCGCTCTGGCGCTTCACCGGGGAGCTCTTCGGCCCGGTCGAGGGCCTGGGCCTCGGCTCCGAGGTCCTCGGCTCCCTGGAGGCCGCCTGGCTGGAGTACGTCGGCGGCGTGCTGAAGCAGGCGACGCTCACCGTGCCCGAGAGGCCCCGCAGGGGTGCCTGGGCCGCGGGCGCGGGCCGGCAGGGGCTGCACACCGAGTCGTTCGGCCGGATGCTGGCGGAGATGCAGCATCTCCACCGGAGCCACCCGGGGGCGTCATGGTGA
- the paaD gene encoding 1,2-phenylacetyl-CoA epoxidase subunit PaaD yields the protein MVTDTRDTEVEARLRRIAGSVPDPELPVLTLEELGVVREVRLTGPGRVRVDLTPTYTGCPAVEAMTADIERVLHEHGVAEVSVVKVLSPAWSTDDITAEGRRKLSEFGIAPPRAHAADGPVPLSLSVRCPHCGSTETELLSRFSSTACKALRRCVSCREPFDHFKEL from the coding sequence ATGGTGACGGACACGCGGGACACAGAGGTGGAGGCCCGGCTGCGCCGGATCGCCGGCTCCGTGCCCGACCCGGAGCTGCCGGTGCTGACGCTGGAGGAGCTGGGTGTCGTCCGGGAGGTCCGCCTGACCGGCCCCGGCCGGGTCAGGGTCGACCTCACCCCGACGTACACGGGCTGCCCCGCCGTCGAGGCGATGACCGCCGACATCGAGCGTGTGCTCCACGAGCACGGGGTGGCGGAGGTGTCCGTGGTCAAGGTGCTCTCCCCGGCCTGGTCGACGGACGACATCACGGCCGAGGGCCGCCGCAAGCTCAGCGAGTTCGGCATAGCCCCGCCGCGCGCCCATGCGGCGGACGGGCCGGTCCCGCTCTCCCTCTCGGTGCGCTGCCCGCACTGCGGCTCGACGGAGACCGAGCTGCTCAGCCGGTTCTCCTCGACGGCGTGCAAGGCGCTGCGCCGCTGTGTCTCCTGCCGGGAACCTTTCGACCACTTCAAGGAGCTGTAG
- a CDS encoding 2Fe-2S iron-sulfur cluster-binding protein — protein sequence MFHPLRVGAVEQLTDDAVAVTFDVPPELRETFRHIPGQHLALRRIVGGEEIRRTYSICTPAAPAGSSPVLRVGIRLVDGGEFSTYALKELAVGDVVEVMAPMGRFLMPPRPGYFAAVVGGSGITPVLSMAATLLATEPEARFCLIRSDRTAASTMFLDEVADLKDRWPDRFQLVTVLSREEQQAGLPSGRLDRERLTALLPALLAVGEVDGWFLCGPFGLVQGAEKALRGLGVDRGRIHQEIFHVDDGSAPSAARAAAPAHASLTATLDGRSGSWPVQEGETLLETVLRSRADAPYACKGGVCGTCRAFLVSGEVRMDRNYALEPEETEAGYVLACQSHPATAEVELDFDR from the coding sequence ATGTTCCATCCGCTCCGGGTCGGCGCCGTCGAGCAGCTCACCGACGACGCGGTCGCCGTCACCTTCGACGTACCGCCCGAACTGCGCGAGACGTTCCGCCACATCCCGGGTCAGCACCTGGCACTGCGCCGGATCGTGGGCGGCGAGGAGATCCGGCGCACGTACTCGATCTGTACGCCGGCCGCGCCCGCCGGCTCCTCTCCGGTCCTGCGGGTGGGCATCCGGCTCGTCGACGGCGGCGAGTTCTCGACGTATGCGCTCAAGGAGCTCGCGGTCGGGGACGTCGTCGAGGTCATGGCGCCCATGGGCCGCTTCCTGATGCCGCCCCGCCCCGGGTACTTCGCCGCGGTGGTCGGCGGCAGCGGCATCACGCCGGTGCTGTCCATGGCCGCGACCCTGCTCGCCACCGAGCCCGAGGCGAGGTTCTGTCTGATCCGCAGCGACCGCACCGCGGCCTCGACGATGTTCCTCGACGAGGTCGCCGACCTCAAGGACCGCTGGCCCGACCGGTTCCAGCTGGTCACCGTCCTCTCGCGGGAGGAGCAGCAGGCCGGGCTGCCGTCCGGCAGGCTCGACCGGGAGCGGCTCACGGCATTGCTCCCCGCGCTGCTCGCGGTGGGCGAGGTCGACGGCTGGTTCCTCTGCGGGCCCTTCGGCCTCGTCCAGGGCGCCGAGAAGGCCCTGCGCGGTCTCGGGGTCGACCGCGGCCGGATCCACCAGGAGATCTTCCACGTCGACGACGGGTCGGCTCCTTCGGCGGCCCGCGCCGCCGCTCCCGCCCATGCGTCGCTCACCGCCACTCTCGACGGCCGTTCCGGCTCCTGGCCCGTCCAGGAGGGGGAGACGCTGCTGGAGACGGTGCTGCGCAGCCGTGCGGACGCGCCGTACGCCTGCAAGGGCGGCGTCTGCGGCACCTGTCGCGCCTTCCTGGTCTCCGGCGAGGTCCGCATGGACCGCAACTACGCGCTGGAGCCGGAGGAGACGGAGGCGGGATACGTGCTGGCGTGCCAGTCGCACCCGGCCACCGCGGAGGTCGAGCTGGACTTCGACCGCTGA
- a CDS encoding rhodanese-like domain-containing protein, whose translation MNFAPLPAVDAAAVPADGLVVDVREADEWTAGHVDGALHVPMSDFVARFGEVTEAVADGRRAYVMCRVGGRSAQVTQYLVQQGIDAVNISGGMLAWEGAGRPMVTETGDPAFVL comes from the coding sequence ATGAACTTCGCCCCGCTGCCCGCCGTGGACGCCGCCGCGGTACCGGCCGACGGTCTGGTCGTGGACGTCCGGGAGGCCGACGAGTGGACGGCCGGCCACGTCGACGGCGCGCTGCACGTCCCGATGAGCGACTTCGTCGCGCGCTTCGGCGAGGTCACGGAGGCCGTCGCGGACGGCAGGCGCGCGTATGTCATGTGCCGCGTCGGGGGACGCTCCGCGCAGGTCACCCAGTACCTGGTGCAGCAGGGCATCGACGCCGTGAACATCAGCGGCGGCATGCTCGCCTGGGAGGGCGCGGGCCGCCCGATGGTGACCGAGACCGGGGACCCCGCCTTCGTCCTCTGA